The following coding sequences are from one Diabrotica virgifera virgifera chromosome 2, PGI_DIABVI_V3a window:
- the LOC114327453 gene encoding uncharacterized protein LOC114327453 — MAKVVKILFLMFSVCLFIQEGFPLTCLKCSSSDVNGNCRTGSRPRRGSWSRQVCRSDTAKCFAVASVNDYGQPHFQRGCTRSNNICQEREDVDIAFCLTCKSLHCNYDYMLLNPGLEEFLNVVNNNQIREENSTPASLTTTSTVSVTNPPHVYKTTKSPLADTKTSRLNAMNVKPESKDELQENLPEDGFFEFGKRIPTQPSSKTSDVTFFDDAFTLSAKNH, encoded by the exons ATGGCAAAAGttgtgaaaattttatttttgatgttcagtGTTTGTCTTTTTATTCAAGAAG gatTTCCATTGACTTGTTTGAAGTGCAGCTCGAGTGATGTTAATGGCAATTGTCGCACTGGAAGCAGACCTCGTCGGGGAAGTTGGTCAAGACAAGTATGCCGTAGTGATACAGCAAAATGTTTTGCGGTAGCATCAG tTAACGATTACGGACAGCCACATTTTCAACGAGGTTGTACCCGTTCAAATAACATCTGCCAAGAAAGAGAAGACGTCGATATTGCTTTTTGCTTGACCTGTAAATCTTTACACTGCAACTACGATTACATGCTACTCAACCCCGgtttagaagaatttcttaacgTAGTCAATAATAATCAAATTCGAGAGGAAAACTCCACACCAGCCTCTTTAACTACTACCTCAACTGTATCAGTCACTAATCCGCCACATGTTTATAAAACTACAAAAAGTCCTTTGGCGGATACGAAGACATCTCGCTTGAATGCCATGAATGTCAAACCAGAATCTAAAGATGAACTTCAAGAAAATCTTCCGGAGGATGGATTTTTTGAATTTGGTAAAAGAATTCCAACACAACCGAGCAGTAAAACTTCAGACGTAACGTTCTTTGACGATGCCtttactttatctgcaaaaaatCATTAA